One window of the Hyalangium minutum genome contains the following:
- a CDS encoding AAA family ATPase, giving the protein MAELYRDLRQLCTGDRFVVFRGRSEDGADVVIKSLRPDRPDPYSALLLRHEYELLSRLEVPGSARPLGLSVLQGQPALLLEDAGPRSLAEALAGRPLPISEFLELALPMAGIVSALHGKSVIHRDLSPANFVLGEGPTRVTLVDFESATEVPAFAQAPGVPGELQGTLAYMAPEQTGRMKRLVDRRADLYSLGATFYEMLTGGPPFPAYDPLEVVHAHVARPPYPPAVVRPTVPTPVSDLVVKLLSKMPEWRYQTAEALAADLEEMRRQWKARGTIPRMELGRHDVPYGLFLHRKLYGREREARELEQVIERTSTGASELLVVTGPAGIGKSALVYGLRDCTDTRCRWLTGKCDQLRGNLPYAPFIEAFRGLVRELLREPLEVLVSLRKLLGEAIAPNGRVLTETIPDLEALLGKQPPAAEVGPIEAENRFHLVFAAFVRALSASGPPLVLFLDDLQWTDLPSLKLLRALAGSGDARSLLILCAYRSEEVGPGHPISHTLQSIEEAGTTVLKMKLGPLEVPSLVALLCDALRVSPGQATPLAQVIAQKTAGNPFFVRRFLEFLYREELLSFVPSRGQWSWDLARIDTAEVTTNVVDLLSSVIQKLPPEAQQMLKTAACIGNRFELGVLARVLGKPLEEVARALWPPIQQGLLIPTEEGPRFSWAAHKPIELGTAVTPTYRFVHDRIQQAAYQLLPEEGREKLHLRIGQWLIGSAPAGQLEDAICAIVDQLNRAADRLPPDERIHLARLNDQAGRQARATSAYECALDYFRAGLTLLPPDAAHAELHPLWFTLQRDAAECGNLAGDPELCVQLVREGLKGAETALEKAALYSLNVQAHVVRGRHAQAIRCGREGLRLLGMELPGEVPPEVVKAEKERTRACLQSRLEHELLEAGRLEDPSDRARLKLLLALTSTWFTDAEQFQVISFRAAELTATRGLAPDSPVAYAYYAMALAMDGDYPEAYTYGGLAVRLAERSANPAQECRTLMCFAGHVSAWRAPLAETLPLLRRSYTCGLEAGELQFAAYAQANLIFALWSRGTELGEVLAEAQSTLAFYRKIHHALGVPYVQPYAQAAKCLKGLTRGRSLFDDERFHEEAFLQEKAENGLGQAMFHLLRLQTCYLLGEPALAREYAKKSAPWLRYLRTLFCQTDFFFYTALTQAALYLQTPAVEQGALLTELRQHLRRLETWARNAPANYQHKHDLVAAELARLEEHPDAALALYQKAIAQAGQGGFQQDEALAHELCARFHAARGEALLQESHLNAALVGYARWGATAKVELLNQEFPSLRASEELGALTTPRAPPALDSLTLLKTAETLTGELDFERLLEKLVRTCVEAAAAERAVLVLDEGEFVIRATATARREVFLEQRPLAEGRSVPISIIRHVIRSREVFLLGDAAREGCFTADPYVSGNSVRSVLVVPIARANRVLGVLYFENNLSRDAFAPERAEMLRLLSAQMAIALENSRLFAERARVEASLRLLSNASAEFAESPGLEALRPRLATVAVPQLADWCLIDALENEVLQPVSWAHVDASKVQEVEALHRNHPIDLDSSQPQARALRSGKSLLISEVTEELLRASGRDEQHVRSVQSLSPCSVITVPLIARGRVIGVATFALSRTGRRYTSADLALAQELGRRMALALDNAWLQRDLQETLHQSDRSHSLLQATIEATADGLLVVDLHKRVVLYNQRFLSLWRIPPELAQRQEAPPLLAYVLDQIEDREEFIQCIHERYSRPGQESVDRIQFKDGRVFERYSRPQRVGDAIVGRVWSFRDISEREQLLQRALFLSEAARLLGSLDVEKALEGVAHLVVQHLGDGCAIDLFNGEGPRRLLAVSRDEHRPLSPELHPAVLAGHPLIYAEASTCYLGVPLMMKGRLVGALTCRASPHRKYEQTDLELVEELARRAVLSLENAHLYQRAQEALRAREEFLSIAAHEIRGPTTSLHLAVQCLRKGKVPASQQSKVFDMIEREDRRLSRFVTELLDLGRIQSGQLHFEYQQVDLGDVIRQVATRLQPEIGCSGSPLSITVDGQIVGEWDKALVEQIVTNLLSNALKFGMGKPIELTARAREGHAQLLVRDQGMGISHENLERIFHPFERGVSVRHYGGLGLGLHIVKTLVEGLGGSVSVKSEPGVGSTFTIQLPRGRRAS; this is encoded by the coding sequence ATGGCCGAGCTCTACAGGGACCTGCGCCAGCTCTGCACAGGCGACCGGTTTGTGGTCTTTCGCGGCCGCAGTGAGGACGGTGCCGACGTCGTCATCAAGTCCCTCCGGCCCGATCGGCCCGATCCTTATAGCGCCCTGCTGCTCCGGCATGAGTACGAGCTGCTCAGCCGTCTGGAGGTGCCGGGGAGCGCCCGGCCGCTCGGCCTGAGTGTCCTGCAGGGCCAGCCCGCGCTCCTCCTAGAGGATGCGGGGCCCCGCTCTCTCGCCGAGGCCCTGGCGGGACGGCCGCTGCCCATCAGCGAGTTCCTCGAGCTCGCCCTGCCCATGGCGGGCATCGTCAGCGCGCTCCACGGGAAGAGCGTCATCCACCGCGATCTCAGCCCGGCCAACTTCGTCCTGGGGGAAGGCCCGACCCGGGTGACGCTGGTGGACTTCGAGTCCGCCACGGAGGTGCCCGCCTTCGCCCAGGCGCCGGGGGTGCCCGGAGAGCTTCAAGGAACGCTCGCCTATATGGCGCCCGAACAGACGGGGCGGATGAAGCGCCTCGTGGATCGCCGGGCGGACCTGTACTCGCTGGGCGCCACCTTCTACGAGATGTTGACCGGTGGGCCGCCCTTTCCTGCGTACGATCCATTGGAGGTCGTCCACGCGCACGTGGCGCGCCCTCCCTATCCGCCCGCCGTCGTGCGGCCCACGGTCCCCACCCCCGTCTCGGACCTGGTCGTGAAGCTCCTCTCCAAGATGCCGGAGTGGCGCTATCAGACCGCCGAGGCGCTCGCGGCGGATCTGGAGGAGATGCGCCGGCAGTGGAAGGCCCGCGGCACCATCCCCCGAATGGAGCTCGGCCGGCACGACGTGCCTTATGGGCTGTTTCTCCACCGCAAGCTCTATGGCCGCGAGCGGGAGGCACGGGAGCTGGAGCAGGTCATCGAGCGCACCAGCACCGGGGCCTCGGAGCTCCTCGTCGTCACCGGACCCGCGGGCATTGGCAAGTCAGCGCTCGTGTACGGGCTGCGGGACTGCACCGACACGCGGTGCCGCTGGCTGACGGGCAAGTGCGACCAGCTCCGGGGCAATCTCCCCTACGCGCCCTTCATCGAGGCGTTCCGGGGGCTGGTGCGAGAGCTGCTACGGGAGCCTCTGGAGGTCCTGGTCTCGCTGCGGAAACTCCTCGGGGAAGCCATCGCGCCGAACGGCCGCGTCCTCACGGAGACGATCCCGGACCTGGAAGCACTCCTCGGGAAGCAGCCTCCCGCCGCGGAGGTCGGCCCGATCGAGGCCGAGAACCGCTTTCACCTCGTCTTCGCGGCGTTCGTGCGCGCCCTGAGCGCCAGCGGCCCTCCCCTGGTCCTCTTCCTCGATGACCTGCAATGGACGGATCTGCCCTCCCTGAAGCTGCTGCGCGCACTCGCTGGGAGCGGCGATGCGCGCTCGCTGCTCATCCTGTGCGCGTACCGCAGCGAAGAAGTCGGACCTGGCCACCCCATCTCCCACACCCTGCAGTCGATCGAGGAGGCAGGAACCACGGTCTTGAAAATGAAGCTCGGCCCCTTGGAGGTGCCTTCGCTGGTGGCGCTGTTGTGTGACGCCCTGCGGGTGAGCCCGGGTCAGGCCACGCCCCTGGCCCAAGTGATCGCGCAGAAGACGGCGGGCAATCCCTTCTTCGTCCGCCGGTTCCTCGAGTTTCTCTACCGGGAGGAGCTTCTCAGCTTCGTGCCCTCCCGAGGCCAGTGGTCCTGGGATCTGGCGCGCATCGACACCGCGGAGGTCACCACGAACGTCGTGGACCTGCTCTCAAGCGTCATCCAGAAGCTGCCCCCCGAGGCGCAGCAGATGCTCAAGACAGCGGCGTGCATCGGAAACCGCTTCGAGCTCGGCGTTCTCGCCCGGGTTCTCGGGAAGCCTCTCGAGGAGGTGGCCCGGGCGCTGTGGCCTCCCATCCAGCAGGGACTGCTCATCCCCACCGAGGAGGGGCCGCGCTTCTCCTGGGCCGCCCATAAGCCCATCGAACTCGGGACGGCGGTGACACCGACCTATCGCTTCGTGCACGACCGCATCCAACAGGCCGCCTACCAGCTACTCCCGGAAGAAGGGCGCGAGAAGCTGCATCTTCGGATCGGACAGTGGCTCATCGGGAGCGCACCGGCCGGGCAGCTCGAAGACGCGATCTGCGCCATCGTGGATCAGCTCAATCGGGCCGCGGATCGGCTGCCACCGGACGAGCGGATCCACCTGGCGCGCCTCAATGACCAGGCCGGCCGCCAGGCGCGCGCCACCTCGGCTTATGAGTGCGCGCTGGACTACTTTCGCGCCGGGCTCACACTCTTACCCCCAGATGCCGCGCACGCGGAGCTCCACCCCCTCTGGTTCACGCTGCAGCGGGACGCGGCCGAGTGCGGCAACCTTGCGGGCGACCCGGAGCTCTGCGTGCAGCTCGTCCGCGAGGGCCTCAAGGGTGCTGAGACCGCCCTGGAAAAGGCGGCCCTCTATTCCCTCAACGTGCAGGCGCACGTCGTCCGGGGACGCCACGCCCAAGCCATCCGCTGCGGCCGTGAGGGGCTCCGGCTGCTGGGAATGGAGCTGCCGGGCGAGGTGCCGCCCGAGGTCGTGAAGGCCGAGAAGGAGCGCACCCGGGCCTGTCTTCAGTCGCGCTTGGAGCACGAGCTGCTCGAGGCGGGCCGGCTGGAGGACCCAAGCGACCGCGCGAGACTCAAGCTCCTGCTCGCCTTGACTTCCACGTGGTTCACGGATGCTGAGCAGTTCCAGGTCATCAGCTTCCGCGCTGCAGAGCTGACGGCGACGCGTGGCCTGGCGCCGGACTCCCCCGTTGCTTACGCGTACTACGCGATGGCCCTGGCCATGGACGGCGATTATCCGGAGGCCTACACGTACGGAGGGCTGGCAGTGCGCCTGGCCGAGCGCTCGGCCAACCCCGCGCAGGAGTGCAGGACGCTGATGTGCTTCGCGGGCCACGTGAGCGCCTGGCGGGCCCCACTCGCGGAGACCCTGCCCCTGCTGCGCCGCTCATACACCTGCGGGCTCGAGGCGGGCGAGCTTCAGTTCGCCGCCTACGCGCAGGCGAACCTCATCTTCGCGCTGTGGAGCCGTGGCACGGAGCTCGGAGAGGTGCTCGCCGAGGCGCAGTCGACCCTGGCCTTCTACCGCAAGATCCACCACGCCCTGGGCGTTCCCTACGTCCAGCCCTATGCCCAGGCGGCGAAGTGCCTCAAGGGACTTACACGTGGCAGGTCCCTCTTCGACGATGAGCGATTCCACGAGGAGGCCTTCCTCCAAGAGAAAGCCGAGAACGGCCTGGGACAGGCCATGTTCCATCTCCTCCGGCTCCAGACGTGCTACCTGCTCGGCGAGCCCGCGCTCGCGCGTGAGTACGCGAAGAAGTCGGCCCCATGGCTGCGGTACTTGCGGACGCTCTTCTGCCAGACCGACTTCTTCTTCTACACCGCCCTCACCCAGGCTGCGCTGTATCTCCAGACTCCGGCCGTGGAGCAAGGAGCGCTCCTCACCGAGCTGCGGCAGCACCTGCGCCGACTTGAGACCTGGGCGCGGAATGCCCCCGCGAACTACCAACACAAGCACGACCTGGTCGCGGCTGAGCTGGCGCGTCTCGAAGAGCATCCCGATGCCGCGCTCGCGCTCTACCAGAAGGCCATTGCGCAGGCGGGGCAAGGCGGGTTCCAACAGGACGAGGCGCTCGCGCACGAGCTCTGCGCACGGTTCCACGCGGCGCGGGGCGAGGCGTTGCTCCAGGAGTCCCACCTGAACGCGGCGCTCGTGGGGTACGCCCGCTGGGGTGCCACGGCCAAGGTGGAACTGCTGAACCAGGAGTTCCCCAGCCTCCGCGCCAGCGAAGAGCTTGGGGCGCTCACCACGCCCCGGGCCCCGCCTGCGCTCGACTCCCTAACGCTCCTCAAGACCGCGGAGACCCTTACCGGGGAGCTGGACTTCGAGCGGCTGCTGGAGAAGCTCGTCCGCACGTGCGTGGAGGCTGCAGCAGCGGAGCGGGCGGTGCTCGTGCTGGACGAGGGCGAGTTCGTCATCCGCGCCACGGCGACCGCCCGGCGCGAGGTGTTCCTGGAGCAGCGGCCACTGGCGGAGGGGCGCTCGGTTCCCATCTCGATCATCCGCCACGTCATCCGGTCCCGAGAGGTGTTCTTGCTGGGGGACGCGGCACGCGAGGGATGCTTCACCGCGGACCCTTATGTTTCTGGGAACAGCGTGCGATCCGTGCTGGTGGTGCCCATTGCCCGAGCGAACCGGGTGCTCGGGGTCCTCTACTTCGAGAACAACCTCTCGCGGGATGCCTTTGCGCCCGAGCGGGCCGAGATGCTCCGGTTGTTATCAGCCCAGATGGCCATCGCGCTGGAGAACAGCCGGCTCTTCGCGGAGCGGGCGCGGGTCGAGGCCTCGCTGCGCCTGCTCTCCAATGCGAGCGCCGAGTTCGCCGAGTCGCCGGGCCTCGAGGCGCTCCGGCCCCGGCTCGCCACCGTGGCCGTCCCACAGCTGGCGGACTGGTGCCTCATCGATGCCCTGGAGAACGAGGTGCTCCAGCCTGTCTCCTGGGCTCACGTCGACGCGAGCAAGGTGCAGGAGGTCGAGGCCCTGCATCGCAACCACCCGATCGACCTGGACTCTTCGCAGCCCCAGGCACGGGCATTGAGGTCCGGCAAATCCCTCCTGATCTCCGAGGTCACCGAGGAGCTTCTCCGCGCCTCGGGCCGCGACGAGCAACACGTGCGGAGCGTCCAGTCCTTGAGCCCCTGCTCTGTCATCACCGTCCCACTCATCGCGCGGGGAAGAGTGATCGGGGTTGCCACATTCGCCCTGTCGCGCACCGGCCGCCGCTACACGTCGGCGGATCTCGCGCTGGCCCAGGAACTGGGCCGCCGCATGGCATTGGCGCTCGACAACGCCTGGCTCCAGAGGGATCTGCAGGAGACCCTCCACCAGAGCGATCGGTCGCACTCGCTGCTCCAGGCCACGATCGAGGCCACCGCCGACGGGCTCCTCGTCGTCGATCTTCACAAGCGGGTGGTGCTCTACAACCAGCGCTTTCTGAGCCTGTGGCGGATCCCGCCCGAGCTCGCCCAGCGCCAAGAGGCGCCACCGCTCCTCGCCTACGTGCTCGATCAGATCGAGGACAGGGAGGAGTTCATCCAGTGCATCCACGAGCGCTACTCCCGGCCGGGCCAGGAGTCCGTCGACCGCATCCAGTTCAAGGACGGCCGGGTCTTCGAGCGGTACTCGCGGCCCCAGCGCGTGGGGGACGCCATCGTGGGCCGGGTGTGGAGCTTCCGGGACATCTCCGAGCGCGAGCAACTGCTGCAGCGGGCACTGTTTCTCTCCGAAGCGGCGCGGCTGCTGGGCTCGCTCGATGTGGAGAAGGCTCTCGAGGGGGTGGCCCACCTCGTGGTGCAGCACCTGGGCGACGGCTGCGCGATCGATCTGTTCAACGGCGAGGGCCCTCGGCGGCTGCTCGCCGTCTCACGGGATGAGCACAGGCCCCTCTCGCCGGAACTCCACCCAGCCGTGCTCGCGGGACACCCGCTCATCTACGCAGAGGCCTCCACCTGCTACCTGGGCGTGCCTCTGATGATGAAGGGACGGCTGGTGGGCGCGCTCACCTGCCGCGCCTCGCCGCACCGCAAGTACGAGCAGACCGACCTGGAGCTCGTCGAGGAGCTGGCCCGCCGCGCGGTGCTCTCCCTGGAGAATGCCCACCTCTACCAGCGGGCCCAAGAGGCGCTGCGGGCCCGGGAGGAATTCCTCTCCATCGCGGCGCATGAGATCCGCGGTCCCACCACCTCGCTGCACCTGGCCGTCCAATGCCTGCGGAAGGGGAAGGTGCCCGCGTCGCAGCAGTCGAAGGTGTTCGACATGATCGAGCGGGAGGACCGCCGCCTGTCGCGGTTCGTCACCGAGTTGCTGGATCTGGGCCGGATCCAGTCGGGGCAGCTCCACTTCGAGTACCAGCAGGTGGACCTGGGTGACGTGATCCGGCAGGTCGCGACGCGGCTGCAGCCGGAGATCGGCTGCTCCGGCTCGCCGCTGTCCATCACGGTCGACGGACAGATCGTTGGCGAGTGGGACAAGGCGCTCGTGGAGCAGATCGTCACGAACCTGCTCTCCAATGCACTGAAGTTCGGGATGGGCAAGCCGATCGAGCTCACAGCCCGGGCGCGGGAGGGGCACGCGCAGCTCCTCGTGAGGGACCAAGGGATGGGCATCAGCCACGAGAATCTGGAGCGGATCTTCCATCCCTTCGAGCGCGGGGTGTCGGTGCGCCACTACGGGGGCCTGGGGTTGGGGCTCCACATCGTGAAGACACTGGTCGAAGGCCTGGGGGGATCGGTCAGCGTCAAGAGCGAGCCGGGAGTGGGCTCCACGTTCACGATCCAGCTGCCTCGAGGAAGGAGAGCGTCATGA
- a CDS encoding RNA polymerase factor sigma-32, with amino-acid sequence MQASSSLNSPDSLSTYLSEISKYPLLTVQQEQDLARRFRAGDYQAGHQLVTANLRFAVKVSYEYRSYGIKVSDLIQEANIGLMKAVQKFDPDKGIRLISYAVWWIRAYIQNYILKSWSLVKLGTTQAQRKLFFALARTRRELEKLGGENTIVDAEEIARKLNVKASDVREMEQRMGGRDLSLDAPIGEDGDSTHLDFVESEGASQVDEVADRQEADQTRARVRQAMMRLDPRERFIIEQRIMGDQEMTLSELGEHFGFSRERARQLEIRAKDKLKTALAEIMAQEAEGLTAVAV; translated from the coding sequence ATGCAGGCCTCCTCCTCTCTGAACTCCCCTGACTCTCTCTCCACGTACCTCTCCGAGATCAGCAAGTACCCGCTGCTCACGGTTCAGCAGGAGCAGGACCTGGCGCGGCGCTTCCGCGCAGGCGACTACCAGGCCGGCCACCAGCTGGTCACCGCCAACCTCCGCTTCGCCGTGAAGGTCTCCTACGAGTACCGCTCCTACGGCATCAAGGTCAGCGACCTCATCCAGGAGGCCAACATCGGCCTGATGAAGGCCGTGCAGAAGTTCGATCCGGACAAGGGCATCCGCCTCATCTCCTACGCGGTGTGGTGGATCCGCGCGTACATCCAGAACTACATCCTCAAGTCCTGGTCGCTCGTGAAGCTCGGCACCACCCAGGCTCAGCGCAAGCTCTTCTTCGCCCTGGCCCGCACCCGCCGCGAGCTCGAGAAGCTCGGCGGTGAGAACACCATCGTCGACGCCGAGGAGATCGCCCGCAAGCTGAACGTGAAGGCCTCCGACGTGCGCGAGATGGAGCAGCGCATGGGCGGCCGCGACCTGTCCCTCGACGCTCCGATCGGCGAGGACGGTGACTCCACGCACCTGGACTTCGTCGAGTCCGAGGGCGCTTCCCAGGTCGACGAGGTCGCCGACCGCCAGGAGGCCGATCAGACCCGCGCGCGCGTGCGCCAGGCCATGATGCGGCTCGACCCGCGCGAGCGCTTCATCATCGAGCAGCGCATCATGGGCGACCAGGAGATGACCCTGAGCGAGCTTGGCGAGCACTTCGGCTTCTCCCGCGAGCGCGCCCGCCAGCTGGAGATCCGCGCCAAGGACAAGCTCAAGACCGCCCTGGCCGAGATCATGGCCCAGGAGGCCGAGGGCCTGACCGCCGTCGCCGTGTAG
- a CDS encoding patatin-like phospholipase family protein, producing the protein MPPTTLLQHLEGKRIGLVLSAGYFGFYGHTGFLKGLAAAGIQPAAYAGTSAGGMVAAFAAAGMPLRKLEELLLKQTKKNFWDPDPIGAVMDARRGHGFTGLLKGERFRKLLEEHLPVPHFEELPHPLLLVAANLTEGTHDVFTTGELAPRVHATCAYPGLFRAVPIGNSHYWDGGLVDKAPALALSESAIGKELDAILVHYLPSRTRKILGGPLVYAQGLATASAALRHDHFRLQLSILEGRKVPVYVVTSNLPPVTPTTLERGFDALDQARLSAERALARPPQRFEEG; encoded by the coding sequence ATGCCTCCCACCACCCTTCTCCAGCACCTCGAAGGCAAGCGTATTGGGCTTGTTCTCTCGGCCGGCTACTTCGGCTTCTACGGACACACCGGGTTCCTCAAGGGCCTGGCGGCCGCAGGCATCCAACCGGCTGCGTATGCCGGAACCTCGGCGGGAGGCATGGTGGCGGCGTTCGCGGCGGCGGGCATGCCGCTGCGCAAGCTCGAGGAGCTGCTGCTGAAGCAGACGAAGAAGAACTTCTGGGATCCGGATCCGATCGGCGCGGTGATGGATGCGCGGCGCGGCCACGGCTTCACGGGCCTGCTCAAGGGCGAGCGCTTCCGGAAGCTGCTGGAGGAGCACCTGCCGGTGCCCCATTTCGAGGAACTGCCGCACCCGCTGCTGTTGGTGGCGGCGAACCTCACCGAGGGCACACATGACGTGTTCACCACGGGCGAGCTGGCGCCGCGCGTCCACGCCACCTGCGCGTACCCGGGGCTGTTCCGGGCGGTGCCCATCGGCAACAGCCACTACTGGGATGGAGGGTTGGTGGACAAGGCGCCCGCGCTGGCGCTGAGCGAGAGCGCCATCGGCAAGGAGCTGGACGCCATCCTGGTGCACTACCTGCCCAGCCGCACCCGGAAGATCCTGGGCGGGCCATTGGTGTACGCGCAGGGCTTGGCGACGGCCTCCGCGGCGCTGCGGCATGACCACTTCCGCCTGCAGCTGTCCATCCTGGAGGGGCGGAAGGTGCCCGTGTACGTCGTCACCTCGAACCTGCCGCCGGTGACGCCGACGACGCTGGAGCGCGGCTTCGACGCGCTCGATCAAGCGCGGCTCTCCGCGGAGCGCGCGCTGGCACGGCCTCCTCAGCGCTTCGAGGAGGGGTGA
- a CDS encoding ArsR/SmtB family transcription factor produces MDVLSQSFRVLGDATRLRILRLVAQAPLNVTELVSLVGVAQSSVSHHLGKLKGLGLIREERQAGYSYYSLALDQEDARWPLIRMAQEAEDEDGDSARLKDLLRAREDRQALNERLLEPGQSWFLWAGALASLLPPLDVVDFGCGTGTLSVSIARWARRVWAIDQNREALAQAKERAAREGCTNIHFLCEDLHRLSLPSAERDLVVISQSLHHVESPGAVLTEAARLLKPGGKLVVLELMPHDERWVLDRLGHKHLGFAPEFLEAALAEAGFQTITRETHARDGASPFRVFLLTGVKPA; encoded by the coding sequence ATGGATGTTCTCTCCCAGTCCTTTCGCGTCCTTGGCGATGCGACACGGCTGCGGATCCTGCGCCTTGTGGCGCAGGCGCCGCTGAACGTGACGGAGCTGGTGTCCCTCGTGGGGGTGGCGCAGTCCTCGGTCTCCCACCATCTGGGCAAGCTCAAGGGTCTGGGCCTCATCCGCGAGGAGCGGCAGGCGGGCTACAGCTACTACTCGCTGGCGCTCGATCAGGAGGACGCACGCTGGCCTCTCATCCGCATGGCCCAGGAGGCCGAGGATGAGGACGGGGACTCCGCGCGGCTGAAGGATCTGCTGCGCGCCCGCGAGGATCGCCAGGCCCTCAACGAGCGCCTGCTGGAGCCCGGCCAGTCCTGGTTCCTCTGGGCCGGAGCGCTCGCCTCGCTGCTGCCGCCGCTGGACGTGGTGGACTTCGGCTGCGGCACCGGCACCCTCTCCGTGTCCATCGCCCGCTGGGCCCGGCGCGTCTGGGCGATTGATCAGAACCGCGAGGCGCTCGCCCAGGCGAAGGAGCGCGCCGCCCGCGAGGGCTGCACCAACATCCACTTCCTGTGCGAGGACTTGCACCGCCTCTCTCTGCCGAGCGCGGAGAGGGACTTGGTCGTCATCTCGCAGAGCCTTCACCACGTGGAGTCCCCCGGCGCGGTGCTGACCGAGGCGGCGCGGCTGCTCAAGCCCGGCGGCAAGCTGGTGGTGCTGGAGCTCATGCCCCACGACGAGCGCTGGGTGCTCGACCGGCTGGGCCACAAGCACCTGGGGTTTGCCCCCGAGTTCCTCGAAGCCGCACTCGCCGAAGCAGGTTTTCAAACCATCACCCGAGAGACGCACGCGCGGGACGGGGCCAGCCCCTTCCGCGTCTTTCTCCTCACCGGAGTCAAACCCGCATGA